The proteins below come from a single Amphiura filiformis chromosome 15, Afil_fr2py, whole genome shotgun sequence genomic window:
- the LOC140171930 gene encoding renalase-like, producing MMPRILIVGAGATGAACANILRQRLLQNVELVMWDKSKGTGGRMSTSRSPDNNLCVADLGAQYVTVIPKYAEKHARYYKDLTTCGLLEPLTSKIDGMKSDSYEPGTKHYVAPKGISSLVKHFIKQSGIDVEFNHFLSKLDTVEDKSLSDVKLYASGHKEGSPDATWDSVKPFDAVILTMPLPQLMKLPGTTQEYLAQHPDTKQQLESACYSSRYALGLFFSPGSDIDVPWDATYVTGDPCIRWLAVDNRKRGVKESSELGASMVVHTSVPFGIKYLETDKNEVQGIVMEHLRNLVPNLPEPASIKCQKWRYSQVSTPVEGTPGCVFLTKLPSCAILATGDAFTHSNFDGCLSAAETTCEQLLAYLKETGQVGMESSSGL from the exons ATGATGCCTAGAATTTTAATTGTAGGTGCAGGAGCTACTGGTGCTGCTTGTGCAAATATATTGCGACAGAGATTGCTTCAAAATGTTGAGCTGGTTATGTGGGACAAATCCAAAggaacag GAGGGCGGATGAGTACAAGCCGTAGTCCAGACAATAATCTTTGTGTAGCTGACCTAGGTGCTCAGTATGTCACAGTTATACCAAAATATGCAGAGAAACATGCAAG ATATTATAAAGATTTGACTACATGTGGTCTACTGGAGCCATTGACCAGTAAAATTGATGGCATGAAGAGTGATAGTTATGAGCCAGGAACCAAGCATTATGTGGCACCTAAAGGAATCAGTTCATTGGTCAAGCATTTCATCAAACAATCAG GAATTGATGTAGAATTCAACCACTTCCTATCCAAACTAGACACAGTAGAAGACAAGTCCTTGTCTGATGTCAAGTTATATGCAAGTGGTCATAAGGAAGGGAGCCCAGATGCCACATGGGACTCAGTCAAGCCATTTGATGCTGTCATTCTTACTATGCCATTACCTCAGCTGATGAAACTTCCGGGAACCACCCAGGAATATCTAG CTCAACATCCAGACACAAAACAGCAACTAGAATCTGCCTGTTATTCCAGTCGATATGCTCTGGGTTTATTCTTCAGTCCTGGCAGTGATATCGATGTACCATGGGATGCAACATATGTGACGGGAGACCCATGTATACGATGGCTGGCAGTAGATAACAGGAAGAGAGGGGTTAAAG AATCCAGTGAGTTGGGTGCTTCCATGGTGGTACACACTAGCGTTCCCTTTGGTATCAAGTACTTAGAAACAGACAAGAATGAAGTGCAAGGTATCGTAATGGAACACTTGAGAAACCTGGTACCAAACCTACCGGAACCAGCCAGTATCAAATGCCAAAAATGGAGATATTCACAG GTGTCTACACCAGTAGAAGGCACACCGGGTTGTGTCTTCCTCACTAAGCTTCCCTCTTGTGCAATACTTGCTACTGGTGATGCCTTCACACATTCTAACTTTGACGGGTGtctaagcgcagcagaaacaacATGTGAACAGCTACTAGCTTACCTCAAAGAAACTGGTCAAGTAGGAATGGAATCATCTTCAGGATTGTAA
- the LOC140171931 gene encoding marginal zone B- and B1-cell-specific protein-like, whose protein sequence is MKTMAKWSQELFCTLFSVLFTFAVFGPELSLCQSKWEPDPEADVDPESGFASKGTLSFKTPDLDDEDHYSEHLPSDLKCDACNILAFTFAEKLQRAVDNQPSLKGKLPESQVLDLLESTCKDDFNQVGIKEVKGKKRLAGPGLETKDIPGIMQGGGKWPGRMQQICRYYLGEPGDEEIFEAFTEGNLKQFLCYEEDRDCNKKTKAKPKPKKTKTKKGKKISKKDKKAKEEL, encoded by the exons ATGAAAACAATGGCTAAGTGGAGTCAGGAGTTGTTTTGCACACTATTTTCGGTGTTGTTTACATTTGCAGTTTTTGGTCCTGAGCTTTCACTGTGTCAGAGTAAATGGGAACCAGATCCCGAAGCTGATGTCGACCCAGAATCAGGGTTTGCTTCGAAAGGAACGCTTTCTTTCAAAACTCCAGACTTAGATGACGAAGACCACTATTCGGAGCATCTACCAAGCGACTTAAAATGCGATGCATGCAATATTCTTGCATTTACG TTTGCTGAGAAACTTCAGAGAGCTGTGGACAACCAACCATCTCTTAAAGGCAAACTCCCTGAATCACAAGTGTTAGATTTACTAGAATCAACATGCAAAGATGACTTTAATCA AGTCGGTATCAAAGAAGTGAAAGGTAAAAAGAGACTAGCAGGACCAGGTTTGGAGACTAAAGACATACCAGGTATAATGCAAGGAGGCGGTAAATGGCCCGGAAG AATGCAGCAGATCTGTAGGTACTACCTAGGAGAGCCAGGTGATGAAGAAATCTTTGAAGCGTTCACAGAAGGAAATCTCAAGCAGTTTTTATGCTATGAAGAAGATAGAGATTGCAACAAGAAAACCAAAGCTAAGCCCAAAcccaagaaaacaaaaacaaagaagggGAAGAAGATTAGTAAAAAGGACAAGAAAGCAAAGGAAGAATTATGA